The following are from one region of the Fusarium verticillioides 7600 chromosome 1, whole genome shotgun sequence genome:
- a CDS encoding alanyl-tRNA synthetase produces the protein MWACINRASVTRGGNGNTAVSFSGCGRWSWRCRPRSLRTIIGAGERRPYVSVLVLTHSCRTFYPPPPAPTPPQQLHLQFRSQQLQLLLHNLQSETPTTTTTIPPRPTITAAPARNIFRTATNKRLPFFILRRSYSSATMAESELKWPAARVRKTFLEYFEQRGHTIVPSSSVVPHNDPTLLFTNAGMNQFKPIFLGTIGKTDPMAGLKAAVDSQKCIRAGGKHNDLDDVGKDSYHHTFFEMLGNWSFGDYFKKEAISYSWELLTKVYGLDPDRLYVTYFEGDEKLKLEPDLEAKELWLSVGVPEDHILPGNMKDNFWEMGDQGPCGPCSEIHYDKVGGGRNAASLVNMDDPMVVEVWNNVFMQYDRQKDGSLKSLPAKHIDTGMGYERLVSALQDTVSNYATDCFTPLFQKIQEVTGARPYADKYGKDDADGIDTAYRVVADHIRTLSFSIADGAVPNNDGRGYVVRRVLRRGVRYARKYFNADIGAFFSKILPALVDQMGEQFPELVKKQQDIKEILDEEEVAFARTLDRGEAQFEKYAAEATKGGSKKLEGDVVWRLYDTFGFPVDLTRLMAEERSLEIDDAEVEAARIKAREASKAVKESVQTFSKLNVHQISELEKDLKVERTNDDAKFAQGDTKGKVQLIYDGQSFLKSTKEVPEKTALGLLIDKTNFYAESGGQVADTGRIVIDDVAEFKVLDVQNYGGYILHNGYIEYGTLSSGDEVICEYDELRRSPIRNNHSGTHILNHSLREVLGDDVNQKGSLVDNEKLRFDFSHKTGVKIEELKKIEDLSNSYIRRKDKIFSKDVDLELARQIEGCRAVFGETYPDPVRVVSIGRDIDEMLADPKKKEWRQYSVEFCGGTHVEQTGLIKDLILIEESGIAKGIRRIIAYTGEAAHQVQREADEFSKKIDALDKLPFGPEKEAQIKAVSVELSQLTISTLTKDEFNKRFQKISAAVIAEQKKRQKAESKTALDIVQKYFEANKDAKWFVGRLPVGATGSKALPDVVKHYQGKDKEKTVYLFAGSKEEGAVAHGVYVGTHLASQGVTAEQWAASVSEIIGGRSGGKEPVRQGQGTKPENIDEGVETATKWLNEKLKL, from the exons ATGTGGGCGTGCATCAATCGGGCGAGTGTCACTAGGGGCGGAAACGGAAATACTGCAGTGAGCTTCAGCGGTTGCGGGCGTTGGAGTTGGCGCTGTAGGCCCCGGAGCTTGAGGACGATTATCGGCGCGGGAGAGCGTCGGCCTTATGTATccgtcttggtcttgactcATTCTTGTAGAACTTTCTACCCTCCTCCGCCTGCGCCTACGCCGCCACAGCAACTCCATCTCCAATTCAGATCccagcaacttcaacttctcctccacAATCTACAATCGGAAACCCCCACTACCACCACGACGATTCCTCCACGGCCGACAATCACTGCAGCGCCTGCGCGGAATATCTTCAGGACTGCGACTAACAAGAGATTGCCTTTTTTTATTCTTCGTCGGTCTTATTCCAGCGCGACCATGGCCGAGTCGGAGCTGAAGTGGCCCGCTGCGCGCGTGCGCAAGACCTTTCTCGAGTACTTCGAGCAGAGGGGTCACACAATTG tcccctcttcatcggtcGTCCCTCACAATGACCCCACCCTTCTTTTCACCAATGCCGGCATGAACCAGTTCAAGCCTATCTTCCTCGGCACCATTGGCAAGACTGATCCCATGGCCGGCCTCAAGGCCGCAGTCGACAGCCAAAAGTGTATTCGTGCTGGTGGCAAGCACAACGATCTCGACGATGTCGGCAAGGATAGCTATCACCACACATTCTTCGAGATGTTGGGCAACTGGTCTTTCGGCGActacttcaagaaggaggctattTCATATTCTTGGGAGCTTTTGACAAAGGTCTATGGTCTCGACCCCGATCGTCTTTACGTCACATACTTCGAGggtgatgagaagctgaagctggagcctGATttggaggccaaggagctctGGCTCTCGGTTGGTGTTCCCGAGGATCACATCCTTCCTGGAAACATGAAGGATAACTTCTGGGAGATGGGTGACCAAGGCCCCTGTGGTCCTTGCAGTGAGATCCACTACGACAAGGTCGGCGGAGGCCGCAATGCTgccagcctcgtcaacatggATGATCCTATGGTTGTCGAGGTTTGGAACAACGTTTTCATGCAGTATGATCGGCAAAAGGACGGTAGCCTCAAGTCTCTACCTGCCAAGCATATCGACACTGGTATGGGCTACGAGCGACTGGTTTCTGCCCTTCAGGATACAGTTTCCAACTACGCCACTGATTGCTTCACCCctctcttccagaagatcCAGGAGGTCACCGGCGCTCGACCTTACGCCGACAAGTatggcaaggatgatgcCGATGGCATTGATACCGCGTACCGTGTAGTTGCTGATCACATCCGAACCCTTTCTTTCTCCATCGCTGACGGTGCTGTTCCCAACAACGACGGCCGAGGTTATGTTGTTCGACGTGTACTAAGACGAGGTGTGCGATATGCTCGAAAGTATTTCAACGCCGATATCGGcgctttcttctccaagatcttgcctGCGCTTGTTGACCAGATGGGCGAGCAATTCCccgagcttgtcaagaagcagcaggaCATTAAGGAGATTCtcgatgaggaggaagtcgCCTTTGCCCGCACTCTGGATCGTGGTGAGGCTCAGTTCGAGAAGTATGCTGCCGAGGCTACCAAGGGCggctccaagaagctcgagggTGATGTTGTATGGCGACTTTATGACACTTTCGGTTTCCCCGTGGACCTGACTAGATTGATGGCCGAAGAGCGAAGTctcgagattgacgatgctgaggttgaggctgctcGAATCAAGGCTCGTGAGGCCAGtaaggctgtcaaggagtCTGTCCAGActttctccaagctcaatgtgCACCAAATCTctgagctggagaaggatctTAAGGTTGAGCGAACTAACGACGACGCCAAATTTGCTCAGGGTGACACCAAGGGTAAGGTCCAACTCATTTACGACGGCCAATCCTTCCTTAAGTCGACCAAGGAAGTCCCTGAGAAGACTGCTCTAGGTCTTTTGATCGATAAGACCAACTTCTACGCCGAATCAGGTGGTCAGGTCGCTGACACTGGACGTATCGTcattgatgatgtcgccgagttcaaggttcttgatgttcagAACTATGGTGGCTATATTCTACACAACGGTTATATCGAGTATGGTACACTATCCTCTGGTGACGAGGTTATCTGCGAGTACGATGAATTGCGCCGATCTCCTATCCGCAACAACCACAGCGGTACTCACATTCTGAACCACTCCCTACGggaggttcttggtgatgatgtcaaCCAGAAGGGCTCTTTGGTGGACAACGAGAAGCTCCGTTTCGATTTCTCCCACAAGACTGgcgtcaagattgaggagctcaagaagattgaagacTTGTCAAACTCATACATTCGCCGTAAGGACAAGATCTTTTCCAAGGATGTTGATTTGGAGCTCGCTCGCCAGATTGAGGGCTGCCGTGCTGTCTTTGGTGAGACCTATCCCGATCCTGTGCGTGTTGTCTCCATCGGCAGagatatcgatgagatgCTCGCcgaccccaagaagaaggaatggCGTCAGTACAGTGTTGAATTCTGTGGCGGTACCCATGTTGAGCAAACTGGCTTAATCAAGGACCTCATCCTTATTGAGGAGAGTGGTATCGCAAAGGGTATTCGCCGCATCATTGCCTATACTGGTGAAGCTGCTCATCAGGTTCAACGTGAGGCTGATGaattctccaagaagattgatGCTCTCGACAAGTTACCTTTCGGtcctgagaaggaggctcagatcaaggccgTATCTGTGGAGCTCAGCCAGctgacaatctcaactttgacaaAGGATGAGTTCAACAAGCGTTTCCAAAAAatttctgctgctgtgattgctgagcagaagaagcgccAGAAGGCTGAGTCCAAGACTGCGCTTGACATTGTCCAGAAGTACTTCGAGGCTaacaaggatgccaagtGGTTCGTTGGCCGCCTGCCCGTTGGTGCCACTGGTAGTAAAGCCCTGCCTGATGTGGTCAAGCACTATCAGGGtaaggataaggagaagaCCGTTTACCTGTTTGCTGGTagcaaggaggagggtgcCGTTGCACATGGTGTCTACGTCGGAACT CAccttgcttctcaaggcgTCACTGCTGAGCAATGGGCTGCCTCCGTGTCGGAGATTATTGGTGGCCGATCGGGCGGCAAGGAGCCTGTACGACAAGGCCAGGGCACTAAGCCTGAGAACATTGACGAAGGTGTTGAGACTGCGACAAAGTGGCTCAACGAAAAGCTTAAGCTGTAA
- a CDS encoding alanyl-tRNA synthetase, protein MNQFKPIFLGTIGKTDPMAGLKAAVDSQKCIRAGGKHNDLDDVGKDSYHHTFFEMLGNWSFGDYFKKEAISYSWELLTKVYGLDPDRLYVTYFEGDEKLKLEPDLEAKELWLSVGVPEDHILPGNMKDNFWEMGDQGPCGPCSEIHYDKVGGGRNAASLVNMDDPMVVEVWNNVFMQYDRQKDGSLKSLPAKHIDTGMGYERLVSALQDTVSNYATDCFTPLFQKIQEVTGARPYADKYGKDDADGIDTAYRVVADHIRTLSFSIADGAVPNNDGRGYVVRRVLRRGVRYARKYFNADIGAFFSKILPALVDQMGEQFPELVKKQQDIKEILDEEEVAFARTLDRGEAQFEKYAAEATKGGSKKLEGDVVWRLYDTFGFPVDLTRLMAEERSLEIDDAEVEAARIKAREASKAVKESVQTFSKLNVHQISELEKDLKVERTNDDAKFAQGDTKGKVQLIYDGQSFLKSTKEVPEKTALGLLIDKTNFYAESGGQVADTGRIVIDDVAEFKVLDVQNYGGYILHNGYIEYGTLSSGDEVICEYDELRRSPIRNNHSGTHILNHSLREVLGDDVNQKGSLVDNEKLRFDFSHKTGVKIEELKKIEDLSNSYIRRKDKIFSKDVDLELARQIEGCRAVFGETYPDPVRVVSIGRDIDEMLADPKKKEWRQYSVEFCGGTHVEQTGLIKDLILIEESGIAKGIRRIIAYTGEAAHQVQREADEFSKKIDALDKLPFGPEKEAQIKAVSVELSQLTISTLTKDEFNKRFQKISAAVIAEQKKRQKAESKTALDIVQKYFEANKDAKWFVGRLPVGATGSKALPDVVKHYQGKDKEKTVYLFAGSKEEGAVAHGVYVGTHLASQGVTAEQWAASVSEIIGGRSGGKEPVRQGQGTKPENIDEGVETATKWLNEKLKL, encoded by the exons ATGAACCAGTTCAAGCCTATCTTCCTCGGCACCATTGGCAAGACTGATCCCATGGCCGGCCTCAAGGCCGCAGTCGACAGCCAAAAGTGTATTCGTGCTGGTGGCAAGCACAACGATCTCGACGATGTCGGCAAGGATAGCTATCACCACACATTCTTCGAGATGTTGGGCAACTGGTCTTTCGGCGActacttcaagaaggaggctattTCATATTCTTGGGAGCTTTTGACAAAGGTCTATGGTCTCGACCCCGATCGTCTTTACGTCACATACTTCGAGggtgatgagaagctgaagctggagcctGATttggaggccaaggagctctGGCTCTCGGTTGGTGTTCCCGAGGATCACATCCTTCCTGGAAACATGAAGGATAACTTCTGGGAGATGGGTGACCAAGGCCCCTGTGGTCCTTGCAGTGAGATCCACTACGACAAGGTCGGCGGAGGCCGCAATGCTgccagcctcgtcaacatggATGATCCTATGGTTGTCGAGGTTTGGAACAACGTTTTCATGCAGTATGATCGGCAAAAGGACGGTAGCCTCAAGTCTCTACCTGCCAAGCATATCGACACTGGTATGGGCTACGAGCGACTGGTTTCTGCCCTTCAGGATACAGTTTCCAACTACGCCACTGATTGCTTCACCCctctcttccagaagatcCAGGAGGTCACCGGCGCTCGACCTTACGCCGACAAGTatggcaaggatgatgcCGATGGCATTGATACCGCGTACCGTGTAGTTGCTGATCACATCCGAACCCTTTCTTTCTCCATCGCTGACGGTGCTGTTCCCAACAACGACGGCCGAGGTTATGTTGTTCGACGTGTACTAAGACGAGGTGTGCGATATGCTCGAAAGTATTTCAACGCCGATATCGGcgctttcttctccaagatcttgcctGCGCTTGTTGACCAGATGGGCGAGCAATTCCccgagcttgtcaagaagcagcaggaCATTAAGGAGATTCtcgatgaggaggaagtcgCCTTTGCCCGCACTCTGGATCGTGGTGAGGCTCAGTTCGAGAAGTATGCTGCCGAGGCTACCAAGGGCggctccaagaagctcgagggTGATGTTGTATGGCGACTTTATGACACTTTCGGTTTCCCCGTGGACCTGACTAGATTGATGGCCGAAGAGCGAAGTctcgagattgacgatgctgaggttgaggctgctcGAATCAAGGCTCGTGAGGCCAGtaaggctgtcaaggagtCTGTCCAGActttctccaagctcaatgtgCACCAAATCTctgagctggagaaggatctTAAGGTTGAGCGAACTAACGACGACGCCAAATTTGCTCAGGGTGACACCAAGGGTAAGGTCCAACTCATTTACGACGGCCAATCCTTCCTTAAGTCGACCAAGGAAGTCCCTGAGAAGACTGCTCTAGGTCTTTTGATCGATAAGACCAACTTCTACGCCGAATCAGGTGGTCAGGTCGCTGACACTGGACGTATCGTcattgatgatgtcgccgagttcaaggttcttgatgttcagAACTATGGTGGCTATATTCTACACAACGGTTATATCGAGTATGGTACACTATCCTCTGGTGACGAGGTTATCTGCGAGTACGATGAATTGCGCCGATCTCCTATCCGCAACAACCACAGCGGTACTCACATTCTGAACCACTCCCTACGggaggttcttggtgatgatgtcaaCCAGAAGGGCTCTTTGGTGGACAACGAGAAGCTCCGTTTCGATTTCTCCCACAAGACTGgcgtcaagattgaggagctcaagaagattgaagacTTGTCAAACTCATACATTCGCCGTAAGGACAAGATCTTTTCCAAGGATGTTGATTTGGAGCTCGCTCGCCAGATTGAGGGCTGCCGTGCTGTCTTTGGTGAGACCTATCCCGATCCTGTGCGTGTTGTCTCCATCGGCAGagatatcgatgagatgCTCGCcgaccccaagaagaaggaatggCGTCAGTACAGTGTTGAATTCTGTGGCGGTACCCATGTTGAGCAAACTGGCTTAATCAAGGACCTCATCCTTATTGAGGAGAGTGGTATCGCAAAGGGTATTCGCCGCATCATTGCCTATACTGGTGAAGCTGCTCATCAGGTTCAACGTGAGGCTGATGaattctccaagaagattgatGCTCTCGACAAGTTACCTTTCGGtcctgagaaggaggctcagatcaaggccgTATCTGTGGAGCTCAGCCAGctgacaatctcaactttgacaaAGGATGAGTTCAACAAGCGTTTCCAAAAAatttctgctgctgtgattgctgagcagaagaagcgccAGAAGGCTGAGTCCAAGACTGCGCTTGACATTGTCCAGAAGTACTTCGAGGCTaacaaggatgccaagtGGTTCGTTGGCCGCCTGCCCGTTGGTGCCACTGGTAGTAAAGCCCTGCCTGATGTGGTCAAGCACTATCAGGGtaaggataaggagaagaCCGTTTACCTGTTTGCTGGTagcaaggaggagggtgcCGTTGCACATGGTGTCTACGTCGGAACT CAccttgcttctcaaggcgTCACTGCTGAGCAATGGGCTGCCTCCGTGTCGGAGATTATTGGTGGCCGATCGGGCGGCAAGGAGCCTGTACGACAAGGCCAGGGCACTAAGCCTGAGAACATTGACGAAGGTGTTGAGACTGCGACAAAGTGGCTCAACGAAAAGCTTAAGCTGTAA